One part of the Paraglaciecola sp. L3A3 genome encodes these proteins:
- a CDS encoding lasso RiPP family leader peptide-containing protein, with amino-acid sequence MTDFNNQTNEKREYQKPELTKVGSLAELTQGFSGSVPDESGGHTKRNPFQG; translated from the coding sequence ATGACTGATTTTAATAATCAAACTAATGAAAAACGTGAATATCAAAAGCCTGAACTAACTAAAGTAGGTAGTTTAGCTGAATTGACTCAAGGTTTCTCAGGTAGCGTTCCTGACGAAAGCGGCGGTCACACTAAACGTAACCCTTTCCAAGGTTAA
- a CDS encoding asparagine synthetase B family protein produces the protein MFIYLSRKNSQKINKSVDLDSSLAIAKYAPSTYQNLSHFTVNDQEQVLSFAVNPLTSITDEANITPAIVDSHVSAEKSCKNIVIGNLAGDVGFTQLLPVAENCTDLVDKVTNLAHLFDNSAGQCFAQLDSQFVLFAWHQQNNQLHIAKDPFNPKSIFWAELADGVLVSTDIQFISKMLHKPLLLSEAGLASWLSGYPNPAISLFQDIHVLPIGHRLQVDSELNVQSIAFWDIDPEHKIHYNTQQEYADHFLQGLSASVAQASATDADVLVSQMSGGMDSTSITAIANKQAKHNNKQVLPLSHMYKNSEKCDEEQLVQDMLSSLNIQHSIQMAVDEGADRNFLALYPSHLESPGTVLSPRYIRELALVKQAGANVMLSGNGGDEMCWGHSLAYTQRLREGDFAVVPEVLKACPALGMPRLKTLSNLFVKPFLPEMILKALGAQAKPEHTFNTPVWLTDKAQELAYNETKVANPFDLKKDPVGYNRYLSIKTTSTYNAMRSYDKLADDFGISVRHPFFNTTVAEFSFAVPMKQLIQGPYPKWLLRYSMQNDLPKSVCWNLQKTTFDQHFGNLVRENASQIREILEDERLADMGLVNQSLLLAEFDRVVANPSIPLQVDLLYAILTFSWLRAVRAD, from the coding sequence ATGTTTATATACCTATCGCGTAAGAATTCACAAAAAATTAACAAAAGTGTCGATTTAGATTCATCTTTAGCGATTGCCAAATACGCGCCATCAACTTATCAAAATTTATCGCATTTTACCGTTAATGATCAAGAACAAGTATTAAGCTTTGCAGTTAATCCTTTGACTAGCATCACTGACGAAGCAAACATTACGCCAGCGATTGTTGATAGCCATGTTTCAGCAGAAAAATCATGTAAAAACATAGTGATAGGTAACTTGGCCGGTGATGTAGGTTTTACACAATTACTGCCGGTGGCTGAAAATTGCACTGACTTGGTTGATAAAGTAACCAATTTGGCGCATTTATTCGATAATTCTGCAGGCCAATGTTTTGCCCAGCTGGATTCTCAATTTGTTTTGTTTGCTTGGCATCAACAAAACAATCAGCTGCATATTGCTAAAGACCCGTTTAATCCTAAATCTATTTTTTGGGCTGAGTTAGCTGATGGTGTTTTGGTTTCTACCGATATTCAGTTTATTAGTAAAATGTTGCATAAACCTTTGCTTTTATCAGAAGCTGGGTTAGCCAGTTGGCTGAGCGGTTACCCAAATCCAGCGATTTCTTTGTTCCAAGATATTCATGTTTTACCTATTGGTCATAGGTTGCAAGTTGATAGTGAGTTAAATGTACAGTCTATTGCGTTTTGGGATATTGATCCTGAGCATAAAATTCACTACAACACGCAACAAGAATATGCCGATCATTTCTTACAAGGCTTGTCGGCCAGTGTTGCACAAGCTAGTGCAACAGACGCAGATGTATTAGTGTCGCAAATGAGTGGTGGCATGGATTCTACTAGTATTACCGCCATCGCCAATAAACAAGCTAAGCACAACAATAAACAAGTTTTACCTTTGTCGCACATGTATAAAAATTCAGAAAAATGTGACGAAGAGCAACTTGTACAAGATATGTTGTCGAGCCTGAATATTCAGCACAGCATTCAAATGGCAGTAGACGAAGGCGCAGACCGCAACTTTTTAGCCCTTTATCCCAGTCACTTAGAAAGCCCAGGTACGGTTTTGTCGCCTCGCTATATTCGTGAACTTGCTCTAGTCAAACAAGCTGGAGCTAATGTGATGTTGAGTGGTAATGGCGGCGACGAAATGTGTTGGGGCCATAGTCTTGCCTATACACAAAGATTGCGTGAAGGTGATTTTGCTGTCGTGCCCGAGGTTTTAAAAGCTTGTCCGGCTTTAGGCATGCCTAGATTAAAAACCTTATCTAACTTGTTTGTAAAACCTTTTTTACCTGAAATGATATTAAAAGCGTTAGGGGCACAAGCTAAACCTGAACATACTTTTAATACACCAGTGTGGTTGACCGATAAAGCTCAAGAGTTAGCTTATAACGAAACTAAGGTGGCGAATCCTTTCGATCTTAAAAAAGATCCTGTGGGTTATAACCGTTATTTAAGTATCAAAACCACCTCTACTTATAATGCTATGCGGTCTTATGACAAATTAGCCGACGACTTTGGCATTAGTGTTCGTCATCCATTTTTTAATACCACAGTGGCTGAGTTTTCGTTTGCTGTACCTATGAAGCAGTTAATTCAAGGGCCTTATCCTAAATGGCTGTTACGCTACAGCATGCAAAATGATTTACCCAAAAGTGTTTGCTGGAATCTACAAAAAACCACCTTTGATCAACACTTTGGTAATTTGGTTAGAGAAAATGCCAGTCAAATTAGAGAAATCTTAGAAGACGAACGACTGGCTGACATGGGCTTGGTGAATCAATCATTATTATTAGCAGAATTCGATAGGGTAGTCGCTAACCCGTCCATTCCACTACAAGTAGACTTACTCTACGCCATTCTAACTTTCAGTTGGTTAAGAGCGGTAAGAGCAGACTAA
- a CDS encoding glycoside hydrolase family 2 TIM barrel-domain containing protein has translation MIKSKLRSCLALMLIITFIASCSMQQEPNNTVDEEKISLNGDWKFYAIYGEGSNYMNIQEQSSDLVIDNKDANVEMKGKWKSSTVGQRNTQIYGDDYVQHNFTLTNLQNANKDDDSYFRFYPKFQKSGYYEAFTRYPFSSHLTAQYKVKHADGEATKYISQRVFCNEWNSLGIFKFDSQQQNYVELTAIVSGTVAADAVMFREISEEKYQQAKLQPSRVYLSNFDDTNWADLKVPGHWGMNNDFSNYTGKAWYRKHINLPKSWQKASDQRYYLKFEGVYHLASVYLNGTLIGKNRGGFTPFEFDVTDALNFAGDNVIAVQADNSAVVGATWNWGGIIRDVTLTKNNDVRIDYQYVHADPDLETGSANIKLRVKVENNANVSRQIQLNSNILDGKQIATLSGNIDVPANSSKEIHLDTQLSAAQVKLWHFDNPELYQIETSISENNQVLHTKLENFGIRKVELTDSKMLLNGEPVRLAGFNRVSEHRYWGSSEPAEILAQDIDLMKEAGANFMRIMHGTQNKTLFELADKKGLLLFEEINVRDLDNDEFRANYYPVAKLEQEKGIQLNLADEEILTLDEAYVKLRPEHGITVTEKNYFLAKYWLKGMIERDINHPSIIGWSVGNELNNHYEYGKAAIDYVKTELDPYRLLTVVSNSGQKPQYTPETDPNTFSDIIMHNMYRWQGEPQDILNTLRAKWPDKPVFISEFGFDPFPSTALDADKEIFSEWTNHFRHKNEFVIGTSMWTFNDYRSGYAGTTAEENRVWGVITSWREKRRLYQRIQREYAPVKDIEVTNIDFSNNQAQVRMPVRDPGDYPSHSMHNYQLRYQFRNSQGQVVYSNVKNLPSITPLDKDWQGTINWTSLPNDVLDLSLSLVTPTKHTRLSKTVSFQPAITPQINTLLSGKNAVRILFDKVPNATEYFVRYTDEKGVTHTSDKTISDRIDINGLQANQSYQFSLFAINDKGPSQASKAITASTDTKPLPPIIWDSFIVDNKLVIAYSSDFADGNYQVQYGNSKDQLDKTFVSNVRGMLSIDLAAEKQVYFKIKRQFNSQDSNWSETVKAE, from the coding sequence ATGATAAAAAGTAAACTGCGATCCTGTTTAGCATTGATGTTAATCATTACATTTATTGCTAGTTGTAGCATGCAACAAGAGCCAAACAACACTGTTGATGAAGAAAAAATTTCATTAAATGGAGATTGGAAGTTTTATGCCATTTACGGTGAAGGCTCCAATTATATGAACATTCAGGAGCAAAGCAGCGACCTTGTCATTGACAACAAAGATGCAAACGTCGAAATGAAAGGTAAGTGGAAATCTTCTACTGTTGGTCAACGCAACACGCAAATATATGGCGATGATTATGTTCAGCATAATTTCACTTTAACCAACTTACAAAACGCCAACAAAGATGACGATTCGTATTTTCGTTTTTACCCTAAATTTCAAAAATCAGGCTATTACGAGGCCTTTACTCGCTACCCATTTTCTTCACATTTAACCGCCCAATACAAGGTTAAACATGCTGATGGTGAGGCAACTAAATACATAAGCCAACGAGTGTTTTGTAATGAATGGAACAGCTTAGGCATTTTTAAGTTTGACAGCCAACAACAAAATTATGTTGAACTTACCGCTATCGTAAGCGGCACAGTCGCTGCCGATGCGGTGATGTTTAGAGAAATTTCTGAAGAAAAATACCAACAAGCCAAACTACAGCCAAGCCGCGTTTACCTGAGTAATTTCGATGATACTAATTGGGCTGATTTAAAAGTTCCTGGGCACTGGGGCATGAACAATGATTTTTCTAATTACACCGGCAAGGCTTGGTACCGTAAACATATTAATTTACCTAAATCTTGGCAAAAAGCCTCAGACCAAAGGTACTACTTAAAGTTTGAAGGCGTTTATCATTTAGCCAGTGTTTACCTAAACGGCACACTGATAGGTAAAAACCGTGGTGGTTTTACTCCATTTGAATTTGATGTGACAGATGCCCTTAATTTTGCTGGCGATAACGTCATTGCGGTGCAAGCTGATAATAGCGCCGTAGTCGGAGCTACGTGGAACTGGGGCGGTATTATTCGTGATGTCACCCTAACTAAAAATAACGATGTACGGATTGATTACCAATATGTGCATGCCGATCCCGACTTAGAAACAGGCAGTGCCAACATCAAGTTGCGGGTAAAAGTTGAAAACAACGCCAACGTCAGTCGCCAAATTCAGCTTAATTCGAATATCTTAGACGGCAAACAAATCGCCACATTAAGTGGGAATATTGATGTGCCAGCCAATAGCAGCAAAGAAATACATTTAGACACTCAGCTGAGTGCAGCACAAGTCAAGTTATGGCATTTTGATAATCCCGAACTGTATCAGATAGAAACTTCGATCAGCGAAAACAACCAGGTTTTGCATACAAAACTAGAAAATTTCGGTATTAGAAAAGTCGAACTAACAGATTCTAAAATGTTACTCAACGGCGAACCTGTACGACTAGCCGGCTTTAACCGTGTTAGTGAACACAGATATTGGGGCTCGTCTGAACCTGCAGAAATATTGGCACAAGACATTGATTTAATGAAAGAAGCCGGTGCCAACTTTATGCGAATTATGCATGGCACACAAAACAAAACCTTGTTCGAATTAGCCGATAAAAAAGGCCTGTTATTATTTGAAGAAATCAATGTTCGGGATCTAGATAACGATGAATTTAGAGCGAACTACTACCCAGTTGCCAAACTAGAGCAAGAAAAAGGCATTCAACTAAACTTGGCCGATGAAGAAATTCTAACTTTAGATGAAGCTTACGTAAAATTGCGTCCAGAACACGGCATCACAGTCACCGAAAAGAACTATTTTTTAGCCAAATATTGGTTAAAAGGCATGATCGAACGAGACATCAACCACCCTAGTATTATTGGTTGGAGCGTAGGTAATGAGCTAAACAATCATTATGAATACGGTAAAGCTGCAATTGATTACGTCAAAACAGAGTTAGACCCATACCGCTTGTTAACTGTGGTAAGTAACTCGGGACAAAAACCACAATATACCCCAGAAACCGACCCCAATACTTTTTCTGACATCATCATGCACAACATGTATCGCTGGCAGGGTGAGCCACAAGACATTTTAAATACTTTAAGGGCTAAGTGGCCTGATAAGCCGGTGTTTATTTCTGAGTTTGGTTTTGACCCCTTCCCGTCAACGGCGTTAGATGCGGATAAAGAAATATTTTCTGAATGGACTAATCATTTTAGACATAAAAATGAGTTTGTGATTGGCACCTCCATGTGGACCTTCAACGACTACCGCAGTGGTTATGCAGGCACAACGGCCGAAGAAAATCGTGTATGGGGTGTGATCACATCATGGCGCGAAAAACGCCGTTTATATCAACGTATTCAAAGAGAATATGCTCCGGTTAAAGATATCGAAGTAACCAATATAGATTTTAGCAACAACCAAGCTCAGGTACGTATGCCAGTGAGAGATCCCGGCGACTATCCTAGCCATAGTATGCACAACTATCAGCTACGTTATCAATTTAGAAATAGCCAAGGCCAAGTGGTTTATAGCAATGTGAAAAATTTGCCAAGTATTACGCCACTAGATAAAGATTGGCAAGGCACCATTAACTGGACCTCACTACCAAATGACGTACTCGATCTGAGCTTAAGCCTAGTGACCCCAACCAAGCATACTCGCTTGAGCAAAACGGTTTCTTTTCAACCAGCGATTACGCCACAAATTAACACCCTGCTCTCAGGCAAAAATGCAGTCAGGATATTATTTGATAAAGTGCCTAATGCAACTGAATACTTTGTTCGTTATACAGATGAAAAAGGGGTTACCCACACATCTGACAAAACCATAAGCGATAGAATTGATATTAACGGCTTACAAGCTAATCAAAGCTATCAATTCAGCCTGTTTGCTATTAACGACAAAGGACCAAGCCAAGCATCTAAAGCAATCACAGCCAGTACCGACACTAAACCTTTACCACCGATTATTTGGGACAGTTTTATTGTCGACAACAAACTAGTAATCGCCTACTCAAGTGACTTTGCAGACGGTAATTATCAAGTTCAATATGGCAACAGCAAAGACCAATTAGATAAAACCTTTGTGTCTAACGTCAGAGGCATGTTGAGCATAGATTTAGCCGCTGAAAAACAAGTCTACTTTAAGATTAAACGCCAATTCAATTCTCAAGATAGTAATTGGTCAGAGACAGTAAAAGCAGAATAA
- a CDS encoding metalloregulator ArsR/SmtB family transcription factor: MSPVTFYKCLSEDTRLQCLLLITLKQELCVCDLTAALQLSQPKVSRHLAELRKCGLLADERRGKWVYYRLASNLPSWATEVLTTTTNNNAEYLANSLANLNQTLSTEKCC; encoded by the coding sequence ATGTCGCCAGTTACTTTTTATAAATGTTTATCTGAAGATACCCGTTTACAGTGTTTGTTGCTGATCACGCTCAAACAAGAATTGTGTGTTTGTGATTTAACTGCCGCCTTGCAGTTGAGCCAACCTAAGGTGTCTAGGCATTTAGCTGAATTGCGTAAATGTGGCCTGTTGGCAGATGAAAGACGGGGTAAGTGGGTGTATTACCGACTTGCATCTAATTTGCCTAGTTGGGCAACAGAGGTATTAACGACTACCACAAATAACAATGCCGAATATTTGGCTAATAGTTTAGCCAATCTCAATCAAACACTATCCACTGAAAAATGTTGCTAG
- a CDS encoding arsenate reductase ArsC, with amino-acid sequence MKILYICTHNRCRSILSEAITNHYANGKIEARSAGSQPAGEVHPLSLKYLAEAGISTEGLTSQSWDDFEYFEADIVVTVCDSAAGESCPVWFGKSLKVHWGLADPSKLEGSEEELAQAFRETIELIKQRVEALLKLDIQDKEQLKIALANLGASA; translated from the coding sequence ATGAAAATTCTATATATTTGCACTCATAACCGTTGTCGCAGTATTTTGTCTGAAGCAATTACTAATCATTATGCCAACGGTAAAATTGAAGCCAGAAGCGCAGGAAGTCAGCCGGCTGGAGAGGTACACCCATTATCTCTTAAATACTTGGCTGAGGCGGGTATATCGACAGAGGGATTAACTAGCCAATCGTGGGATGATTTTGAATATTTTGAGGCTGATATAGTAGTGACAGTTTGTGATTCTGCTGCTGGTGAGTCTTGTCCTGTATGGTTTGGTAAAAGCCTAAAAGTGCATTGGGGCTTAGCTGATCCTTCTAAATTAGAAGGCTCAGAAGAAGAGCTTGCTCAAGCTTTCCGTGAAACTATCGAGCTGATCAAACAAAGAGTAGAAGCATTGTTAAAGCTGGATATACAAGATAAAGAACAGCTTAAAATCGCCCTTGCAAATTTAGGAGCCAGTGCATGA
- the arsH gene encoding arsenical resistance protein ArsH, with translation MPNLQSDEFNVPSVESFTKTAATHKPKILLLYGSLRERSFSRLVIEESARLLQAMGAETKIFDPTGLPLPDGDDATNPKVVELRELMMWSEGQVWCSPERHGSMTGIMKSQIDWVPLSIGAVRPTQGKTLAVMQVSGGSQSFNAVNQMRVLGRWMRMLTIPNQSSVAKAFLEFDDNNRMKPSSYYNRIVDVLEELMKFTLLTRDNAEYLVDRYSERVESAEQLSKRVNQRSI, from the coding sequence ATGCCCAATTTACAAAGCGACGAATTTAACGTGCCTAGCGTTGAGTCTTTTACAAAAACGGCTGCAACGCATAAACCAAAAATATTGTTGTTGTATGGCTCGTTACGAGAGCGCTCTTTTAGTCGCTTAGTGATTGAAGAATCAGCTCGTTTGTTACAAGCCATGGGCGCAGAAACTAAAATATTTGATCCAACAGGTTTGCCTTTACCCGATGGAGACGATGCCACTAACCCTAAAGTGGTTGAGTTGCGTGAATTAATGATGTGGTCAGAAGGCCAAGTTTGGTGTTCACCAGAACGCCATGGTTCGATGACCGGTATTATGAAAAGCCAAATTGATTGGGTGCCTTTAAGTATTGGTGCGGTGCGCCCAACTCAAGGTAAAACCTTGGCTGTGATGCAAGTAAGTGGTGGCTCACAATCCTTTAATGCAGTGAATCAAATGCGTGTGTTAGGCCGTTGGATGCGTATGTTAACCATACCTAATCAGTCTTCGGTGGCTAAAGCCTTTTTAGAATTTGATGATAATAACCGCATGAAACCGTCTTCTTACTACAACCGAATTGTAGATGTATTAGAAGAGTTGATGAAGTTTACTCTGTTAACGCGAGATAATGCTGAATATCTGGTTGACCGATATTCAGAGCGAGTAGAAAGCGCAGAGCAATTAAGCAAGCGTGTTAATCAAAGATCAATATAG